The genomic interval CTCATGACATGGAGATGTGACCCAAGTTTTTAAGATGAAAGAGAAGAATGGTAGTAAGTACTTATTATTGCGgttaatgaaaatatgaatatcaataAAAAGAAAGTTGTAAATAAATGCTATAATTGTATCAGTAGATGGAATGAAATGGAAAAAAGTGGCAAGTGGTAGTGGAATGGATGAAGCTGACTGGGAACTGGGAAGTGGTGTTACTAATAGCTGGCTGTTGGGGGCATGTGAGGAGATTTAGGGCACTCTCAACTGTGTGGGGACTCAAGATGTCCTTATTTGGTTGATGTTCTAAACTAAATTATGTTGCCTTTTTATACTTTTactaagtttttaaaataaataataaaaaggtcataggtttttctttttggaaaaattaatatttaataattagttattaattttattaaaaaaaattaactttattattattttgtcacTCTAATTCTCTCAAATCACTTTAGGATTTCAAAAAAGATATAAgattaatattatgtttaattggaggagttaaagaaaatatgttatataCACCTGGGGATGCATCCAAGGATGTAAAAGATGATAACATTTTAGAATTTTCGGTGAATTACATTTTAGGGCAACTTCCAAAATGCAGCTTCTCTGCAAATGTGGGCTGTGACCCGTGAAAGAGTTTATGTTTGGATAAGCTTCAAAACCACTTTTCAATGCAAAATCGATTGACTTTTGAGAAGTTACAACTAGACATGGTAACGGGGCGTGTTGGGGGCGGATTTTGGCTCCTCCACCTCCGCATCCGACTAATCGGAGAAAACTCATTTTCGCCTAAGGATAACAATaggtagggtactatagtacaTGTCCTCATACACgcaatttaaaaaagtattcaTACTCGTGCACATATCCTCTTGAGTGTCAACTTTAATATATGTATCTTTACCCTCTGGGTACCTAAGTGCACATACTCATACTCATTATCCacgctttaactaaaaaaatcgataaataaatgatatgttgtgattaaatttaaaaattatccaaatatcttaaattcaatcataaagtattataaaccaaaatattttataactcaaaacatttcaaatgagcactcgttacaatacatattaaatatctataataatattttatgaagttgcaagtcatacgataatattattcgagatctgtaaaaacaattgatataaaattgcaagtataattataaagtcacgataaATGAGAcataactattagttataaaatcacaattatttacttattcatcataatcagattattaaaaagtttacaaacgtttatctttcaattataaatattgtagtgatcaaatgatattaatagatgttaaaacataaaagaaaacaattaattaaactaaacactaataaataaataatatatttatataagtgcgggtgcgAGGCGGGGTGAGTACTATAATACCCGCacccatacccgcttaattttgcgaGTAATTACTTGTTCTCATGTCCATACCCATTATGCGGGTTTTTACCCTACCTATTATGGATTTTTTGCGGGTACCCACTGGGTCTTGGTCTAATTGCCATCCCTACCCGCCCCCGTTTTATAGCGGAGTTTCCCCGTCCACACCCGCACccgttcatatatatatatatatattataaaattatatctattataattaataaaataaaataaaataactgttattagacaattataaaataaaaaataatttttatagagataagattataatttttaatatttaaaaaatattaagtatattcaatatgtgtatgtatataaaattttaaaattacgtTAATATTACTTGTGGGACGGGTGCGGGGTGGATATCACCACCCTCGTCGCTGTCCCCGCCCCCGAATTTCAATTTCGAGAAAAATATGCACCCGCACCCAATCAAAACGATTTGTTCCGCCCAAGTCAACACCAAGGTCCAATAAgtgctgtttcatccaaagtatctgagcacaacagctcccagctgcaatatattcagcttcagcagttgataaagcgatgcttgtctgtttcttactaaaccatgacacaagagagtttccaagtaaatgacaagttcctgaggtacttttcctgtcgagtttacatccgacaaagtctgaatctgagtaaccaaccaAAGTACAAGTTGATcattttggataccacaatccaagactcttagttcctaccaagtatctgaaaattctcttaactgcactgaagtgagattcctttggatttgattgataccttgcacacatacaaacactgaacatgatgtctggtcggcttgctgtaaggtagagcagagatcctatcataccacgaaatctagtaacatctacaggtttacctttctcatctcggtctaagaaatttccttgactcatgggtgtatcaatggatttaagattttcaaagttaaatttctttatcaaatcagaacagtatttagattgactaatgaaaatgccttgcttgctttggttaatttgaaatcccaagaaatatgacagttcacccatcattgacatttcaaatttacctttcatcaaattttcaaattctttgcacagtttattatttgtagatccaaatattatgtcatcaacatatacttggacaagcaagatatcatttccagtagtttttgtgaaaagggtcttgtcaacatttcctcttaaaaagttttgttgaataaggaaattgttgagcttctcataccaagctcttggagcttatacacatgattaggaaaatcagtattttcaaaaccaggtgtttggctaacaaaaacttcctcttgaaggccACCATTGAGAAAgacacttttcacatccatttgataaagattaaagtccattatacaagcataagccaataaaattcttatggcttctaatctagctacgggggcataggtttcatcaaaatctattccctcctcttgactataacccttggctactagtctagctttgttccttgttatcacaccattctcatccaacttgtttctgaacacccatctggttcctatgacatgcttaccctctggcctaggtactaaactccacaccttgtttctctcaaactggtttaactcctcttgcatagcaagtatccactcactatctaacagggcttccttaatgttcttaggttcaatctgagatacaaaggctgtaaagttacaaaactgactaaggtttCTCccagttgcaacacctttagagatatcgcctataatgttgtctaaagggtggtttctgttgaacttccattccttaggcaactcactggtttctataggttctacaaggtctgatctagttggagggtcagctataggttgttctagtggttcagattctacaacttcgtccaaaatgtcatcaaccttagaaggagttttgttcaagttttctgtaaataattcatcaaactttacatgaactgactcttctatggtctttgttcttttgttgtagattctataggccttactagtttgggaatatcctaaaaagataccttcatctgccttagggtcaaactttcctaggtgttctttgccattgttcaacacaaagcacttacaaccaaagattctaaagtaggaaaggtttggttttctacccttgtaaagctcatagggtgttttcctaagcaggggcctaatgagaactctatttacaacatgagtggctgtactaattgcatctgcccaaaagtacttaggtaggttggagtccttaagcatggtcctagctaactcttctagggatctatttttcctctccactaccccattctgctgtggtgtcctaggggcagaatatatgtggttgattccatgtagttcacaataattttgaaaagcatcattttggaattcacctccatgatcactttttattgaaacaattttctgatcattctcattttgaactaaaacaGCAAANNNNNNNNNNNNNNNNNNNNNNNNNNNNNNNNNNNNNNNNNNNNNNNNNNNNNNNNNNNNNNNNNNNNNNNNNNNNNNNNNNNNNNNNNNNNNNNNNNNNNNNNNNNNNNNNNNNNNNNNNNNNNNNNNNNNNNNNNNNNNNNNNNNNNNNNNNNNNNNNNNNNNNNNNNNNNNNNNNNNNNNNNNNNNNNNNNNNNNNNNNNNNNNNNNNNNNNNNNNNNNNNNNNNNNNNNNNNNNNNNNNNNNNNNNNNNNNNNNNNNNNNNNNNNNNNNNNNNNNNNNNNNNNNNNNNNNNNNNNNNNNNNNNNNNNNNNNNNNNNNNNNNNNNNNNNNNNNNNNNNNNNNNNNNNNNNNNNNNNNNNNNNNNNNNNNNNNNNNNNNNNNNNNNNNNNNNNNNNNNNNNNNNNNNNNNNNNNNNNNNNNNNNNNNNNNNNNNNNNNNNNNNNNNNNNNNNNNNNNNNNNNNNNNNNNNNNNNNNNNNNNNNNNNNNNNNNNNNNNNNNNNNNNNNNNNNNNNNNNNNNNNNNNNNNNNNNNNNNNNNNNNNNNNNNNNNNNNNNNNNNNNNNNNNNNNNNNNNNNNNNNNNNNNNNNNNNNNNNNNNNNNNNNNNNNNNNNNNNNNNNNNNNNNNNNNNNNNNNNNNNNNNNNNNNNNNNNNNNNNNNNNNNNNNNNNNNNNNNNNNNNNNNNNNNNNNNNNNNNNNNNNNNNNNNNNNNNNNNNNNNNNNNNNNNNNNNNNNNNNNNNNNNNNNNNNNNNNNNNNNNNNNNNNNNNNNNNNNNNNNNNNNNNNNNNNNNNNNNNNNNNNNNNNNNNNNNNNNNNNNNNNNNNNNNNNNNNNNNNNNNNNNNNNNNNNNNNNNNNNNNNNNNNNNNNNNNNNNNNNNNNNNNNNNNNNNNNNNNNNNNNNNNNNNNNNNNNNNNNNNNNNNNNNNNNNNNNNNNNNNNNNNNNNNNNNNNNNNNNNNNNNNNNNNNNNNNNNNNNNNNNNNNNNNNNNNNNNNNNNNNNNNNNNNNNNNNNNNNNNNNNNNNNNNNNNNNNNNNNNNNNNNNNNNNNNNNNNNNNNNNNNNNNNNNNNNNNNNNNNNNNNNNNNNNNNNNNNNNTCAGGCTCTTCAGTTTCACTacttgattcatctgagcagctatttgattcagttttcgattgatgggcttggactttcaaggataatcctttctttttcctgctttccagttctgattcgtccagccgatgtagttccatttcatgttcccttagttttccaaatagtgttgctGTTGTCATTTTTGgtagatctttagattcagctatagtagttattttgggctgccattctctggttagacacctcataatttttccGATCTGTtgttcattctccacctgttttccgagtgcatgaaggttgtttatcaCGTGTGTAAATCTCGTttgtagatcacttatagattcatctttcttcatgctgaacaattcgtattcgtgcataagtgtatttacgcgagctcttttcacatttgtggttccttcatgtgtttcttgaagaatgtcccacatttcctttgctgatttgcagtttgataccctaaagaattcttctgcacacaaagcagatgttataatgttcttagctttagcattataacctaccttctttttatcgtcctcagaccattcggctctgggcttgggaatcatcgagtcatttgttcctgcaatcttgggaatgtatgggccattttcaacagcgtcaaggatgtctatgccactggcttccaggaatatcagcatcctgtgcttccagtacatataagttgttccattgaatgctgggggtcttgctagtgatgcgccttctcccagaaaatcagttgaggccatattccttttatgagttttacctctcgaaaagtcaagctctgaggccaattgttgattattatgacctcgaaataatcagaatatatcagtctttaatcaaattaaagcaatattacatacacagcggaattataatgcgtcatacacgattagcaattaaaagtaaaaagataagggatagaatgcaccaagatttatcctggttcagttgtcaacgagacaacctacatccagtcctgacaatccaactggatttcagctttttctccaatagaaagaattgtgaattgtttacaaattgtccagtttcctcgaaacctatctatctctcacaatctctttcctattgctcaccccttgatccttgtagtcaatcagcagactcacacaaaatcaaagtacggctccttcttgatgaggcctctcacccaagaagatcgccaccagtttctagctggatttctagcagtcgttttctttacaaagtatttatttcaaacagaataaaagaagtagtaaaagaagtcttcaatcttgaacaatgtgtcttctcacgaatctggttattcaatgatggattatgagaacattgtcttttctctcaagaatactttttcaactctctcaatgattatggataatctttttggctttgatatgaaaaagcaatatcagaatgttaacaacgtgttgtattgtgttaatgagagtttatgaATGTTTATCATTGTTTCATGAAATGTTAATGAGAGtttgattgaaaacagtttatatagtttctaaaaaaacatctaataaatcgatttgccaatcgattcattaaagttataaaacaggtctaatcgatttgccaatcgattatcgcgggtcttgtttttcttgaatcttgaaactacataagccaatcgatttgccaatcgattctttaaacaaactcttttcagtaaattatgttcagacttatatgcatcgatttcataatcgattgcaggtgtttagttcaaagtaaaaatcacaccaatcgattaattaatcgatttattaagtctcataatcgatttacaaatactcagaatcgatttggccacaagctcaaagttcactgtgatttcaaaaaggttcttttcaatcgatttgccaatcgattatcgcgggtcttgtttttcttgaatcttgaaactacataagccaatcgatttgccaatcgattatcgcgggtcttgtttttcttgaatcttgaaactacataagccaatcgatttgccaatcgattatcgcgggtcttgtttttcttgaatcttgaaactacataagccaatcgatttgccaatcgattatcgcgggtcttgtttttcttgaatcttgaaactacataagccaatcgatttgccaatcgattagcctgtaaaacagggtgccactgacttgtgcaattttcatttctaattgtgccagtcgattgcctaatcgattatacaatcacaaacaattatgtttccttacacccttgttatgaaatcgatttcccaatcgatttactcagtcaatgatcaacttttgttgatttcttgtgttccaagcaatttgtatcaagtgtgtaggattgaattgttgttcctgaaatcttgctcaattaaaatgttagatttatcatatgatgtatgaacattgtatgtttgttaattatgttaaaattaggattcaaaggactaaagtccaacattaaaatcaatggttaaatttgtaaatttgtaatatattaaagCTAATATGTCAATTTGAATCAAACGAACACTGCAACAAaacgaaaaaaatataatatcgcACAAAAACGAAGAACAAAACAACATCAAACTCAGACGAAGAATTCACAGATAAAACACgaatataaattatatcataataatatcttattttatattctaaatatatttagatataaatctaaatatatttagatataaatctaaatttataatctttaaaAGATATTTATACATATTATTCTTAACAATTCTCCTTGAATTAATATCTTTTGTACATCTAATGTGAATTTTCAGTTGGAAATTCAACTTTCTTTTTTGTAAgcttgttttcttctttttactttggttgtaaattttatcaatttcttAATTTCTAAAATGAGATCACATCTACATTTCGATTGAATTTCTTGTCATTGAATTTGTCTCTTTTTAGTCAGGTTTAGCTCCATTGTAGAAACATCATAATGCATGTCAGGTGATTCTTCATCTACATCTTCATTTTCTTACTTTATATGAGATTTCTTTAAAGTACACATGCACCTTCATGACCTTCTTTGAAttcaaatcattattttttctcttcttcattATTAGTATGCTCATTCTTcatcaactctattttttttatctgaaCTGTGATCActtgtttattattttagatCTTTAATCActaatttttatattcaaatagCATTATGTAGCATTTCTCTAACTATTAAGCaacacttaaatttttttcgaatcaattctaaaaatatctaaaacattagaaattaattttaaatttgattgtcTTTTAGTTGCAATCGTTTCTAGATTGCAATAACTGCTTTATTTCCAATTCTCACTTTGGAAATAACAATTTTGTTGAACTccttgaaaatataatttatacaacCGTCATTGACAAGTCAAGTTTAGttgtaaaatatgatatttaaagtagttgttcttcttcatcttcatgtTGATCATCAACAATGGTAATATCTTTTTGTTATTGTTGGCGAGACTTACATCACTTACATCATTTTGCATTAAGTCTTCATCAACATTTCTTTTGTGGATAATTAGTTTTCTTGCAATAAGGACATATTTGacgatttttattttaattggttTTCATTTTTAAGAATATTGGAATATGGTTCCAATAGAGTGCTAAGAGTTTTATAAATACAAGAACTACAAAGATAATATACAGTAAGGTAGATGTTTATAAGTGTTCAAAGCACTtttgttaaaaattcaaatataaaagttttatatttaaaatgcattgAAAGTTGTATTTAATACTACTACTACTTGTTAGGATTTGACAAAAACAATTAGTATATAATTCAGtggttaataaattttaataaaaggcCAATAGTTTGATTTGATAGGTGATTTGAATCGAAGAATTTTGTTATTCAATTTGATATTATTTGATAGATAATCAATTCGTTAAACTCAAGTAGATAAtgaattttaagataattaataatctttctcttttctataaatgaataattataatttaaattaaaataatttaataataataattaattgataatataaagtTCTCTACTtatcaattaattttgaaaagctcattcaaattaaaaaatatacgaATATTAATGAATGTTCTAATTACATTATTTAAGCAGtccaaaaattataagttttcaTAAACAATTCTACATTCAAtgcattaaaaattgaaatacttaattttataataagtaACCAGTTAAAAAcctatgtattttttttcaatgcattttaattttttttatttagtatcTTTAAACAACGCCCTtctaaatataaagtaaaatcgggtttcataaaaaaatgtaaaaatgatcaaaatattatagAGAAATGTGACTAAGAACAACTTGAATcctttataattgattttacaGGTAgtaaattgttcaattaaaaaaagagaattTCTTTATCTTAATCTAACTAACGATCTACCTCTAGTAGTGATATAAAGTCGACAATAGAAAATGATTTAGCAACAATACATATTGTTTTCCATTTATCTTATTTTCACTCACCAAAAACTTCCATCCAACAAATCCAAGTGGATAAGATTTCCaagatattttcatattttcgtACCAAAATATCTATCACACCCACCAAACTTAAATAGTTTATATCATTGCACAAAACATACCAAACTAGGAGTGAGATAAAGAATTGAAGCATCTTAAGtatagaaaagagaagaaagtgaaataaaaaatggaGGGATTAAATAGGCCAAATAGAAGCGACACTCATCTTTCGGCTGAGGAAGAAGCTAACATTGAATCAAAAACAAGACACTATTTTGATGAAGTGGCACCAAAACGACACACAAAGCCTCAACGAAGTGAGTATGCTTCTCAATATGTGGACAATAATCTCTCCGACAAAACTTTACCTGAAATGCTTCAATTCCAACGCCTCGAGAATGATCCTCTTCAAAAGGTTAGCTCCAAAAtcacaacatttttttttaaatattgtataatatttttctctaaaaattgtatatatcaaaaaataaaaataaaaataaaattgcgTTTGCCGGGAGTCGAACCCGGGTCTATTGCTTGGAAGGCAATTATCCTAACCGTTGGACTACAAACGCTTGTTGATAATTTctccttttttattattataatacaaatttggGAACTAGATCTGGAAATTATGAGATCTTGTAAATGttgactaaaaaataaaaattcttaaatGTTTTAGACTTTAAACcttcttcatataattgtaatCATTTTACCTTTTCAAATTACTTTATAAAAGGTGAATGATAAAGCAAAAATGTATTAGTACTATTGGtcatgttaattttaaaaatgccACTTAAAATAGCTGGAAACAATTGATAGTTGTTTTAGTCTATTTTCAGTGTCTAATATTTTTCACAAGTTTTATTTTTCCTCATTCATtccatataattatattcagaAATTGGTTTACGAGGGAAATCAAGTGCCGGAAGAATTTGTGGAAACAGAGTATTACAAAGATCTTAACAGCATAGACAAAAATCATCACACGGTATTGTTCAGTCCAATCttatttgtattaattcttctcaaaatatttaaagtttATACTTGATCCCTCCAACaataatcaatttatattagatacaatattaattagtCAGACTAATTATGTCCAAAAAAATAGTTAgactaaataattatttaacaaataattaatattgtgtcTAAAATTTCAGtcacattaattaaaatatacatgaATATGTGTACTTGGACAATAGACAGGAAAAGGGTTTATTCAAGTAGAAAAAAGTGACACAAACTTCAGCATAGAACAAGATAATGATACTCATGATAGTCATCACTCTTCCAAGGGTAATCCAGCAACCAATGACTGGGTTCCTGCTCCTTTCAACGAGGTACCACAATTTACATTTTTGTACTATGTCACTGAAAGTAGATTATGTTCATCAACATGTTGTTCTCATAATCTTCCTCTGATTTGAATAGGAGGGTAATTATAATTCAGACAAACCTCACAGGAGTGACAACTAAATTGGATAAGTGATTGTTGTTTGCTTTGTATGAAGTGATTTTTCGTTTAAGATTGTGGAGTGTTCTAAGAGTTTCATATTGTAATTTTAAGggacaaaatttaaattcttgaGAAGATGGTTGTAAAATCACAATTAGTGTTACTCTAATTAAtagtaatttttcttttctcctattgttaattaataaatataaattaaaatattttttatttgggttCAGGACTATTGTGTTGGACTATGGTAATagtaagtaataataatagtgtATTCTCTGATGTCTTAGGTTTTTGTtcttaaaatatacaaaaatatttggTCTACACTCTATAAGGTTTATATATCTTGAAAAAAGTATAGAAAAATAGAGTAATGTGATAAGTTGATATTGTGATAGGAAAagataaattgagaaaaaaatgaaGTGTTTAATGAGTTAAGAAAAATTTGAGGTGTACTTGTGTTATTGTTGTAAAACATATATGTAGTCTCATATAAATTTTGTCTcgtaattttatatttagtatttGTTCCGTCTTATAATAATTGActcatttaaaaaagaaaattttaaaataattgattatttcaatttttaatacgctttttttattgtacaatttaattaatactatgtatatcattttaaaaaaaaaaattcacaatgcATTTATAATATTAGTAATGCACTGACggttaacaaaattaatttaataaaagtaatattttctctcttctttttatatattttgtaaatatatatataaaaaattaaataattaacaaatatatataaaaaaattaaattacttaattattttgGAACATAGCAAATATatgttttcctttatttttgaTACATTTTGCAAATTCATCATTCCATTAAGTGGCGCTAAACTGGCCGTTAACAATATAATGTTATCCTTACgtgtttttcttaatttttatgcaatttaataaatgatttaatgtgtacactcttttttttttttttttttttttttttttttttactttatcaaTT from Cicer arietinum cultivar CDC Frontier isolate Library 1 chromosome 5, Cicar.CDCFrontier_v2.0, whole genome shotgun sequence carries:
- the LOC101509734 gene encoding uncharacterized protein, yielding MEGLNRPNRSDTHLSAEEEANIESKTRHYFDEVAPKRHTKPQRSEYASQYVDNNLSDKTLPEMLQFQRLENDPLQKKLVYEGNQVPEEFVETEYYKDLNSIDKNHHTTGKGFIQVEKSDTNFSIEQDNDTHDSHHSSKGNPATNDWVPAPFNEEGNYNSDKPHRSDN